The Cellulomonas sp. S1-8 genome has a window encoding:
- a CDS encoding cytochrome c oxidase subunit 3: protein MTNVSTATAASRPAPHVTVNRPNPVSVGTIVWLASELMFFAGLFAMYFTVRAAAPEEWALQTEKLNLEFAFANTTVLVLSSVTCQMGVWAAERLQPVRTGSLLQFWRWGMNEWITLTYVMGAVFVGGQIFEYAELVHEGLTISSSPYGSVFYLTTGFHGLHVVGGLIAFLFLLGRSFAAKRFTHHEETTAIVTSYYWHFVDVVWIALFAVIYLVR, encoded by the coding sequence ATGACGAACGTGTCGACCGCAACGGCTGCCTCGCGCCCCGCCCCTCACGTGACCGTCAACCGACCGAACCCGGTGTCGGTCGGCACGATCGTGTGGCTCGCCAGCGAGCTCATGTTCTTCGCCGGGCTGTTCGCCATGTACTTCACGGTCCGCGCGGCCGCCCCCGAGGAGTGGGCGCTGCAGACCGAGAAGCTCAACCTGGAGTTCGCCTTCGCGAACACGACCGTCCTGGTGCTGTCGTCGGTGACGTGCCAGATGGGCGTCTGGGCAGCCGAGCGGCTCCAGCCCGTGCGCACCGGCTCGCTCCTGCAGTTCTGGCGCTGGGGCATGAACGAGTGGATCACGCTGACGTACGTCATGGGCGCCGTCTTCGTCGGCGGCCAGATCTTCGAGTACGCCGAGCTGGTGCACGAGGGGCTGACCATCTCGTCGTCGCCGTACGGCTCGGTGTTCTACCTCACGACCGGCTTCCACGGCCTGCACGTCGTGGGCGGGCTCATCGCCTTCCTCTTCCTCCTCGGTCGCTCCTTCGCGGCCAAGCGCTTCACCCACCACGAGGAGACGACCGCGATCGTCACCTCGTACTACTGGCACTTCGTCGACGTGGTCTGGATCGCGCTGTTCGCGGTCATCTACCTGGTCAGATGA